Proteins from a single region of Antechinus flavipes isolate AdamAnt ecotype Samford, QLD, Australia chromosome 2, AdamAnt_v2, whole genome shotgun sequence:
- the LOC127552307 gene encoding intermembrane lipid transfer protein VPS13C-like, with translation MEYLVGVSIKMSSFNLTRIVTLTPFFTIANKSSMELEVGEIAPDGSLPTNKWNYIASSECLPFWPENLSGKLCVRVVGCEGSSKPFFYNQQDNGTLLSLEELNGGILVDVNIAEHSTVITFSDYHEGSAPALIINQTPWDILQYKQNGSQEEMVLLPRQVRLFAWADPTGTKKLTWRYAENVGEHDLLKV, from the exons ATGGAATATCTG GTTGGAGTTAGCATCAAAATGAGCAGTTTTAATCTAACAAGGATAGTTACACTGACTCCTTTCTTTACTATTGCCAATAAGTCTTCAATGGAATTGGAAGTTGGAGAAATTGCACCTGATGGCTCATTACCAACAAATAAATGGAACTATATAGCCTCTTCTgag tgtCTTCCATTTTGGCCTGAAAATTTGTCAGGCAAACTTTGTGTGCGTGTGGTGGGCTGTGAAGGATCCTCCAAACCATTCTTTTATAATCAACAAGATAATGGCACTTTATTGAGCTTAGAAGAACTG AATGGAGGTATCTTGGTAGATGTAAACATTGCTGAGCATTCAACTGTGATAACCTTTTCTGATTATCATGAAGGATCTGCACCTGCCCTAATCATTAACCAAACACCGTGGGACATTCTTCAATATAAACAAAA TGGATCACAGGAAGAAATGGTTTTACTACCCAGACAAGTACGACTCTTTGCTTGGGCAGATCCTACTGGCACCAAAAAACTAACATGGAGATATGCAGAAAATGTGGGAGAACATGACCTGTTAAAGGTATGA